In the Candidatus Poribacteria bacterium genome, one interval contains:
- a CDS encoding Gfo/Idh/MocA family oxidoreductase: MEKVRLGYIGCGFMAQKVHIPNFTSIPDCELIGLAEVRSELGKKVQSRFGIRHLYRDHEELAQNVDIEAVAVSADFALQGEIAKDLLLAGKHVFMEKPMAVSTEQAEAIVAASQKSGKKLMVGYMKRYDAGNEIVKSRVSQFRETGELGRLTYARNHGFGGDWVCNLDTHMDGTAEAKPGAPAKTPEWIPEQWRGSYLGYLQQYTHNINLMRWFLDAGDKVTVKAVDLDANGYSGVVIFDMDGIRVTLETGHVSHYRWDEHSQIYFENGWVHTWAPPLLLKNTPAEVEIYRAGEEQEITRPIPRPSWTWAYHREAEYFVANVRNDEPFRSSAEDTLTDVRLFEDIYRIFVEQQK, translated from the coding sequence ATGGAGAAAGTTCGACTTGGTTATATCGGCTGTGGATTCATGGCACAGAAGGTCCACATCCCGAATTTTACAAGCATTCCTGACTGTGAACTCATCGGGCTTGCAGAGGTGCGATCCGAACTCGGTAAAAAAGTCCAAAGCCGTTTCGGTATCCGGCACCTTTATCGGGACCATGAAGAACTTGCACAAAACGTTGATATTGAGGCGGTTGCTGTCTCCGCGGACTTCGCATTACAAGGCGAGATCGCGAAGGATCTCCTTTTAGCTGGCAAGCATGTCTTCATGGAAAAACCGATGGCGGTTTCCACTGAACAAGCCGAGGCAATTGTGGCGGCATCACAGAAGTCTGGGAAGAAGTTGATGGTCGGCTATATGAAGCGTTACGATGCCGGAAACGAGATTGTCAAGTCACGGGTCTCACAGTTTCGAGAAACCGGTGAACTCGGACGCTTGACTTACGCCAGAAATCATGGCTTCGGTGGGGATTGGGTGTGTAATCTTGATACCCACATGGACGGGACAGCAGAGGCAAAACCGGGCGCACCTGCCAAAACGCCAGAATGGATACCGGAGCAGTGGCGCGGTTCCTATTTGGGATACCTCCAGCAGTATACACACAATATCAATCTGATGCGTTGGTTCCTCGATGCGGGTGATAAAGTCACTGTCAAAGCTGTTGATTTAGACGCGAACGGATATTCCGGTGTTGTTATCTTTGATATGGACGGTATTCGTGTAACGCTGGAGACCGGGCATGTTTCACACTACCGTTGGGACGAGCATAGCCAAATCTATTTTGAGAATGGTTGGGTTCATACGTGGGCACCGCCGTTGCTCTTGAAAAACACACCTGCCGAGGTTGAAATCTACCGCGCTGGGGAGGAACAGGAGATCACGCGCCCGATTCCGAGACCGAGTTGGACGTGGGCATATCACAGGGAAGCGGAATACTTTGTCGCAAATGTTCGTAACGATGAACCCTTCCGTTCTTCAGCCGAAGATACACTCACCGATGTCAGACTTTTTGAGGACATCTACCGAATCTTTGTCGAACAGCAGAAATAG